GTCCTGGCCTTGCAACAAGGCGAGTGCGCCACAGACTTTCGAGGTGCTTCAGGAAAAGTTCGGCGAGATCGCCGCGCTGATTTCGATGCATCAAAAAGTGCGCATCAATGCCCCGGAGGCGGAGCATCATGCGATTCGTCTGCACATCATGGATCACGAGGGTGATCTCGGCATGGTGGAGATGTTTGATCACGAAACGAACGACGTGTGGTGCCGGGATCACGGTCCGATTTTTGTGAAGCACAACACCACGGGTGAAGTGGCGGTGACGGATTGGGGATTTAATGCGTGGGGCGGGAAGTTTCCGCCGTTCGATCTCGACAATCAGATCCCGCAGAAGGTGGCGGATGCGTTGAAGTTGAAGCGTTTTGCTTCGAAGATGATTCTTGAGGGCGGGGCGATTGAGACCAATGGTCATGGGGTGTTGATCACGACGGAAGCGGTGTTGTTGAACAAAAACCGCAACCCTGGCTGGAGCAAAAAGCAAATTGAAGAGGAGCTGAAAAAGCACCTCGGGGTGAAGACGGTGTTCTGGCTGGGCAAGGGCATTGAGGGGGACGACACGGACGGGCATGTGGATGACATCACACGGTTTGTGCGCAAGGATTGTGTGCTGACGGCGGTGGAGTCGCACTCCGGGGATGCGAATTACAAGACTCTGGCGGAGAACAAGGAGAAGCTGGAAGACTTGCGCACGGAGGATGGCAGCAAGGTGGAGATCATTGAACTGCCGATGCCGAATGCGTTGACGCCGAAGAAGAACTGGCGGTTGGAGCGCCTGCCGGCGAGCTATGCGAATTTTCTGATTGTGAATGGGTTGGTGCTGGTGCCGATTTTCCGTCAGGCGAAGAAGGACAAGCTGGCACAGGGCATCATTGGGGAGCTGTTCCCTGGTCGCGAAGTGATTGGCGTGGAGTGTTCGAAGCTGGTGATGGAGGGCGGTGCGTTGCATTGCATCTCGCAACAGCAGCCGAAGGGATGATGGAATTTGGATTTGGGAGTTCGGAATGCGGAATGAAGGGATTGGCGCTTGATTATTGGCAGTGAAAATGGCCAAAATGAGGGCTCGGATCATTTGTAATTCTTCATTTCCAACTTTTTAATTTTTTCTACACCATGGGTGCTCAATGGAAACAAAAGTGGCGGGAGCTGGCGGCTGACCAGAAGGGCAAGATTGTGGGCAAGCTGGTGCGTGAGATCCAGGTGGCGGTGAAGCTAGGAGGAGCTACACCGGAGTTCAACGCGCGGCTGGCGGCGGCGATTGCGGTGGCCAAGAAGCAGAGTGTGACGCGTGACACCATTGAGCGGGCGATTGCGAAGGCTTCGGGAACCGGGGCGGATGCGATTCAATACCAGACGGTGGTGTTTGAGGGATTCACGCCGCATCGGGTTCCGGTGATGGTGGAATGTTTGACGGACAACAACAACCGCACTTCGTCAGAGGTTCGGATGCTGTTCAAGGCGGGAAATTTGGGAACACCAGGCTCCGTGGGCTGGATGTTCGAGCATGTGGGTTTGATCGAGGCGCAACATACTGATGCAGGGATTGATTTGGAGACGGCGGCGCTTGAGGCGGACGCGGATAATGTGGAGCCACTGGATGCGGAGGATGTGGAAACGGGCAGGATTGGGGGCCGGTTTTTCTGTGAGACGACCAGGCTGGATGCGGTCACCAAGACGCTGCAGGCGGCTGGTTGGCAGGTCACGACATCGGAGTTGCACCATCAGCCGAAGGACTATCCCGACCTGAGCGATCCGCAGCGGGAAGAGGTGGTGAACTTTTTGCAGGCACTGGACGGTCATCCCGATGTGCACCGGGTGTATGCGGCGTTGAAGTAGGCTGGATGGGCTGGGAGCGCCTGACTCAAGGTCGGATGGCTCTTGACTGGAAGGTTGCGATGATCTGAATTGCGTGTTCAACTTAGAGTCCTTCTTTTCCC
The Phragmitibacter flavus genome window above contains:
- a CDS encoding agmatine deiminase family protein, with the protein product MPDSTPEQYHMPAEWQPQEATWLSWPCNKASAPQTFEVLQEKFGEIAALISMHQKVRINAPEAEHHAIRLHIMDHEGDLGMVEMFDHETNDVWCRDHGPIFVKHNTTGEVAVTDWGFNAWGGKFPPFDLDNQIPQKVADALKLKRFASKMILEGGAIETNGHGVLITTEAVLLNKNRNPGWSKKQIEEELKKHLGVKTVFWLGKGIEGDDTDGHVDDITRFVRKDCVLTAVESHSGDANYKTLAENKEKLEDLRTEDGSKVEIIELPMPNALTPKKNWRLERLPASYANFLIVNGLVLVPIFRQAKKDKLAQGIIGELFPGREVIGVECSKLVMEGGALHCISQQQPKG
- a CDS encoding YebC/PmpR family DNA-binding transcriptional regulator, producing MGAQWKQKWRELAADQKGKIVGKLVREIQVAVKLGGATPEFNARLAAAIAVAKKQSVTRDTIERAIAKASGTGADAIQYQTVVFEGFTPHRVPVMVECLTDNNNRTSSEVRMLFKAGNLGTPGSVGWMFEHVGLIEAQHTDAGIDLETAALEADADNVEPLDAEDVETGRIGGRFFCETTRLDAVTKTLQAAGWQVTTSELHHQPKDYPDLSDPQREEVVNFLQALDGHPDVHRVYAALK